In one Aromatoleum aromaticum EbN1 genomic region, the following are encoded:
- a CDS encoding F0F1 ATP synthase subunit delta, with translation MAENVTIARPYADAAFELARGAGALGPWSEALDRLAAAAADASMKACISNPKLSADQLYQLFIDVAGQGFTPELQNFVRVLVDNERLQMLPEIRDLFVELKNEHEGVQEAEIASAFPLDDATLANLKADLETRFKTRLNTKVSLDPELIGGVRIAIGDEVIDASVRGKLANMAAALKN, from the coding sequence ATGGCCGAGAACGTCACCATCGCGCGCCCCTATGCGGATGCCGCCTTCGAGCTGGCCCGCGGGGCAGGTGCGCTGGGGCCTTGGTCGGAAGCACTCGATCGTCTCGCCGCCGCTGCCGCGGATGCGTCGATGAAAGCCTGCATCAGCAATCCCAAGCTGTCCGCCGACCAGCTGTATCAGCTGTTCATCGACGTTGCGGGGCAAGGCTTCACTCCCGAGCTGCAGAATTTCGTTCGTGTCCTCGTCGACAACGAGCGCCTGCAGATGCTTCCGGAGATCCGTGACCTGTTCGTTGAACTCAAGAACGAACACGAAGGCGTCCAGGAGGCGGAAATCGCCTCCGCGTTCCCGCTCGACGATGCCACGCTGGCGAACCTGAAAGCCGATCTTGAAACGCGTTTCAAGACCAGGCTGAACACCAAGGTCAGCCTCGACCCCGAACTCATCGGCGGGGTCCGCATCGCGATCGGCGACGAAGTGATCGACGCCTCGGTCCGCGGCAAGCTCGCGAACATGGCCGCTGCGCTAAAGAACTAG
- the atpB gene encoding F0F1 ATP synthase subunit A, producing the protein MATETPTSGEYIVHHLTHMNSTGHAQTAVVDWSVWNLDTLFFSIALGVITLFFLIRAARKATPGVPGRFQAAVEILVEMVADQAKGIIHSAESRKFVAPVALTVFLWIFLMNSMDFLPVDLLPRLWAMISGNEHAYLRVVPTADLNGTLGLSMGVLLICLYYNVKIKGLSGWVHELFTAPFGSHPLLWPVNFLMQIIEFVAKTVSHGMRLFGNMYAGELIFMLIALLGGTATVFGFLGHIVAGSIWAVFHILIVALQAFIFMMLTLVYIGQAHESH; encoded by the coding sequence ATGGCTACCGAAACACCGACCTCCGGCGAATACATCGTCCACCACCTGACCCATATGAACTCCACCGGCCACGCCCAGACGGCAGTGGTGGACTGGAGCGTATGGAACCTCGACACCCTGTTCTTCTCGATCGCGCTCGGCGTCATCACACTGTTCTTCCTGATTCGCGCCGCCCGCAAGGCGACTCCCGGCGTCCCCGGCCGCTTCCAGGCCGCCGTCGAGATCCTCGTCGAAATGGTTGCCGACCAGGCAAAGGGCATCATCCACAGCGCCGAATCGCGCAAGTTCGTCGCACCGGTCGCACTGACGGTGTTCCTGTGGATCTTCCTCATGAACTCGATGGACTTCCTGCCGGTCGATCTGCTGCCGCGCCTGTGGGCGATGATTTCCGGCAACGAGCATGCCTACCTGCGCGTCGTGCCGACCGCCGACCTGAACGGCACGCTCGGCCTGTCGATGGGCGTGCTGCTGATCTGCCTCTACTACAACGTCAAGATCAAGGGCCTCTCGGGCTGGGTGCATGAGCTCTTCACCGCCCCGTTCGGCAGCCACCCGCTGCTGTGGCCGGTCAACTTCCTGATGCAGATCATCGAGTTCGTCGCCAAGACCGTCTCCCACGGCATGCGGCTGTTCGGCAACATGTACGCCGGCGAGCTGATCTTCATGCTGATCGCGCTGCTCGGCGGCACCGCCACGGTGTTCGGTTTCCTCGGCCACATCGTCGCCGGCTCGATCTGGGCGGTCTTCCACATCCTGATCGTCGCGCTGCAGGCCTTCATCTTCATGATGCTGACGCTGGTCTATATCGGCCAGGCTCACGAGAGCCACTAA
- a CDS encoding ATP synthase subunit I, with protein MFKMVFLQLGATIAATAIAAVFFGLRGGISAALGGLSCVLPNAVFALRLHLAAKRQGGANVIVFFIGEFLKIASIVGLLVLVGQFYEGVHWGGIFIGLILALKANLFAFLVKT; from the coding sequence ATGTTCAAAATGGTTTTCCTGCAGCTTGGCGCGACGATCGCAGCTACGGCCATTGCGGCCGTTTTTTTCGGCCTGCGCGGCGGAATTTCCGCAGCCCTCGGAGGGCTTTCCTGCGTCTTGCCGAATGCGGTTTTCGCGCTCCGGCTGCACCTGGCCGCGAAGCGACAGGGCGGAGCGAATGTGATCGTTTTCTTTATCGGCGAGTTCCTCAAGATCGCGTCGATCGTGGGATTGTTGGTGCTGGTTGGGCAGTTTTATGAAGGCGTCCATTGGGGCGGCATCTTCATCGGCCTGATCCTGGCACTCAAGGCGAATTTATTTGCATTTTTGGTGAAGACCTGA
- the atpE gene encoding F0F1 ATP synthase subunit C, whose product MENVLGFVALAAGLIIGLGAIGACIGIGIMGSKYLEASARQPELMNALQTKMFLLAGLIDAAFLIGVGIAMMFAFANPFQLV is encoded by the coding sequence ATGGAAAACGTTCTGGGTTTTGTTGCTCTGGCTGCTGGTCTGATCATCGGTCTGGGTGCCATCGGTGCTTGTATCGGTATCGGCATCATGGGCTCCAAGTACCTCGAAGCTTCCGCCCGTCAGCCCGAGCTGATGAACGCGCTGCAAACCAAGATGTTCCTGCTGGCTGGTCTGATCGACGCGGCGTTCCTGATCGGTGTCGGTATCGCAATGATGTTCGCCTTCGCCAACCCGTTCCAGCTCGTCTGA
- a CDS encoding F0F1 ATP synthase subunit B: MNLNATLIAQLVVFFILAWVTMKFVWPPIVKALDERAKKIADGLAAADKAKADLSLAEKKVVDELRKARESAGDVRASAEKQAAKFLDDARAEAARIIAQAREAAEAEAGTAAQRAKEALRDQVAHLAVAGAEKILRREINAQVHADLLANLKTELQ; encoded by the coding sequence GTGAATTTGAACGCAACCCTGATCGCTCAGCTCGTTGTGTTCTTCATTCTGGCGTGGGTCACGATGAAGTTCGTGTGGCCCCCCATCGTGAAGGCGCTCGACGAGCGCGCGAAGAAGATCGCAGACGGGCTGGCAGCTGCGGACAAGGCCAAGGCCGACCTCTCGCTCGCCGAGAAGAAGGTCGTCGATGAACTGCGCAAGGCTCGCGAATCCGCGGGCGATGTGCGTGCCTCCGCCGAAAAGCAGGCGGCGAAGTTCCTCGACGACGCCCGTGCCGAAGCTGCCCGCATCATCGCCCAGGCCCGCGAAGCCGCCGAAGCCGAAGCCGGCACGGCCGCTCAGCGTGCCAAGGAAGCGCTGCGCGACCAGGTCGCCCATCTGGCTGTCGCCGGCGCCGAGAAGATCCTGCGTCGCGAAATCAACGCCCAGGTGCATGCCGACCTGCTCGCCAACCTGAAAACGGAACTGCAATAA